The Saccharomyces paradoxus chromosome VIII, complete sequence genome has a window encoding:
- the DOG2 gene encoding 2-deoxyglucose-6-phosphatase (2-deoxyglucose-6-phosphate phosphatase~similar to YHR043C), whose amino-acid sequence MPQFSVDLCLFDLDGTIVSTTTAAESAWKKLCRQHGVDPVELFKHSHGARSQEMMKKFFPKLDNTDNKGVLALEKDMADNYLDTVSLIPGAENLLLSLDIDTDSGKKLPQRKWAIVTSGSPYLAFSWFETILKKVGKPKVFITGFDVKNGKPDPEGYARARDLLRQDLQLAHKQDLKYVVFEDAPVGIKAGKSMGAITVGITSSYDKSVLFDAGADYVVCDLTQVSVIKNNANGIVIQVDNPLTRD is encoded by the coding sequence ATGCCACAATTTTCAGTAGATCTCTGCCTTTTTGACCTAGATGGGACCATTGTTAGCACAACAACCGCAGCTGAAAGTGCCTGGAAAAAACTATGTCGTCAACATGGGGTCGATCCGGTTGAGTTATTCAAGCATTCCCATGGTGCAAGATCACaagaaatgatgaagaaatttttcccAAAATTGGACAATACCGATAACAAAGGTGTTCTTGCTTTAGAAAAGGATATGGCTGATAATTACTTGGATACTGTGAGCCTTATTCCTGGTGCAGAAAATCTGTTATTATCCTTAGATATAGACACCGACAGTGGAAAGAAGTTGCCTCAAAGGAAATGGGCCATTGTTACCTCTGGTTCTCCTTATTTGGCATTTTCATGGTTCGAGACAATACTGAAAAAAGTTGGGAAGCCGAAAGTTTTCATTACCGGATTCGATGTGAAGAATGGTAAGCCGGATCCTGAAGGTTATGCAAGAGCTCGTGATTTATTGCGTCAAGATTTGCAACTAGCTCATAAACAGGATTTGAAATACGTGGTCTTCGAAGATGCGCCCGTGGGCATAAAGGCCGGTAAGTCAATGGGCGCCATTACCGTGGGTATAACATCTTCCTATGATAAGAGTGTTTTATTTGACGCTGGTGCGGACTATGTGGTTTGTGACTTGACACAGGTTTCCGTGATCAAGAACAATGCAAATGGTATTGTCATTCAAGTAGACAACCCTTTGACAAGGGActga
- the RRF1 gene encoding Rrf1p (Mitochondrial ribosome recycling factor~similar to YHR038W) — translation MILTTVRLSCRPVVIPRLFNRSFSQSFTTLKKKSSTPAEKVEEDEVDVNELLKKAEAQFKRTLETQKQKLNEIKQGNFNPKVFNSLVFKNNRKFTDIATTSLKGKNALLITVFDPKDVKTVVSGVLAANLNLTPERVPNNDLQLKVSLPPPTTESRLKVAKDLKRVFEEYKQSSLKDSLGTIRGGILKEFKSFKKDDAVRKAERDLEKLHKDYVNKLHDQFQQVEKSVVK, via the coding sequence ATGATTTTGACAACAGTTAGATTAAGTTGTAGACCAGTTGTCATTCCTCGTCTCTTCAATCGTTCATTTAGTCAATCTTTTACgactttgaagaaaaaaagttctaCCCCTGCTGAAAAAgtcgaagaagatgaagttGACGTAAATGAACTGCTGAAAAAAGCAGAAGCACAATTTAAAAGAACTTTAGAAACACAGAAACAGAAACtaaatgaaataaaacaGGGAAATTTTAATCCCAAGGTATTCAATAGTTTagtattcaaaaataacagaaaaTTCACAGATATTGCTACCACATCCTTGAAAGGTAAAAATGCACTTTTAATAACAGTCTTCGATCCCAAAGATGTGAAAACTGTAGTCAGTGGGGTACTTGCTGCGAACCTAAATTTAACTCCTGAAAGAGTCCCAAATAACGATTTGCAATTGAAAGTTTCACTACCACCACCAACTACAGAATCCCGGTTAAAAGTAGCTAAAGATTTAAAGAgagtttttgaagaatataagCAATCGTCATTAAAAGACTCATTAGGAACTATCAGGGGTGGTATTTTAAAGGAATTCAAAAGCTTTAAAAAGGATGATGCCGTTAGAAAAGCTGAGCGGgatttggaaaaactaCATAAAGATTACGTGAACAAGCTACATGACCAATTCCAGCAAGTGGAGAAAAGTGTTGTaaaatga
- the DDE1 gene encoding Dde1p (similar to YHR045W) — translation MNWSFLLQLVITVLLIVLGANWLLSSFLLDFKRDLTGVALSQQSSISSVRKENETAYYRSMLVPTGFPLTTGLGLSLKYKIRNGNFGDVWNAIMEVSKGKNTIKFTGNEKSHSLGELNGMAKRVAQRLSTENFKNIGISNSIATVEGFTLTLASMMISIKTGSIPHFLPAVPRQRLEDVDVLIIDSWRSLKMLNGSEDWYRLIIVCDDPAKSPQFDASYNVTTWKQLIDGFTNDTEYQYTPPDDNSDDKKFFAYVTSPWNGTNSFNQICLVSNIAEFIKGFPLGNELNNHEHLTISAKLASSSAGLQIWGKLFAVLLHGGCASFINPATLDCRSLHETTLLFIETKEVVKLIDSSSKSGPLNRLYLSWATNLLSEGIFTKITKIEPRYLEKLRCTYLADSVKDAEAISTFPEKIPQLKKTNRRTTPTTKQLNEIRAQLGSRVVLELYCPYTIMGPVAHTNFYDYRVFENSVDDSVVCYGTLSTTLEGKMVETETNPLLNIEKKQGMLCIRGFSIGKPVESRRLEKALHLAERFGGGEGWMPLVGVFGLWGQDGCLYIYNQ, via the coding sequence ATGAATTGGTCGTTTCTACTACAGCTGGTAATAACAGTATTGTTAATTGTGCTGGGCGCCAACTGGTTGTTAAGTTCTTTTCTATTGGATTTTAAGAGGGACCTGACAGGAGTGGCTTTGTCACAGCAATCCAGTATATCCAGCGTTCGTAAAGAGAATGAAACAGCATATTATAGAAGCATGTTAGTACCCACTGGGTTCCCATTGACGACAGGATTGGGGCTTTCTTTGAAATacaaaataagaaatgGTAATTTCGGTGATGTTTGGAATGCCATAATGGAGGTttccaaaggaaaaaacaCCATTAAGTTTACAGGGAACGAAAAAAGCCATTCGTTGGGTGAACTCAATGGTATGGCCAAGCGCGTAGCTCAGAGACTTTCTACCgagaatttcaaaaatattggtaTATCTAATTCTATTGCCACCGTAGAAGGCTTTACTCTTACATTGGCTTCCATGATGATCTCTATAAAGACAGGTTCAATACCTCATTTTTTGCCAGCAGTTCCTAGACAACGATTGGAGGATGTTGATGTTCTGATCATCGACTCATGGAGATCTCTTAAGATGCTAAACGGCAGCGAGGATTGGTATAGGCTAATTATTGTTTGCGATGATCCCGCCAAATCACCACAATTTGATGCGAGCTATAATGTTACTACTTGGAAGCAACTTATCGACGGTTTTACTAACGATACAGAGTACCAGTATACTCCGCCAGATGACAACTCCGATGATAAGAAATTCTTTGCATACGTAACTTCTCCATGGAATGGAACTAATAGTTTTAATCAAATTTGTCTAGTGAGCAATATAGCGGAATTCATCAAGGGATTCCCCTTAGGCAATGAACTGAACAACCACGAACATCTAACTATTTCGGCAAAACTAGCAAGTTCTAGTGCAGGTCTACAAATTTGGGGAAAACTTTTTGCAGTCTTATTACATGGCGGGTGTGCATCTTTCATCAATCCGGCAACGTTAGATTGCAGGTCGTTGCATGAAACTACGTTGCTGTTTATTGAAACAAAGGAGGTTGTCAAATTAATTGATTCTAGCTCCAAAAGTGGGCCGCTGAATAGACTCTACTTATCCTGGGCCACAAATTTACTGAGTGAAGGtatttttacaaaaatcACCAAAATCGAGCCACGttatcttgaaaaattaagatGTACTTATTTGGCAGATAGTGTGAAAGATGCTGAGGCTATTTCAACGTTTCctgaaaaaattcctcAACTAAAGAAGACTAACCGAAGAACCACCCCAACTACTAAACAGCTAAATGAGATAAGGGCTCAGTTGGGATCCCGTGTAGTTCTTGAATTATATTGTCCATACACTATCATGGGACCTGTAGCGCATACCAACTTTTATGACTATAGGGTTTTTGAGAACTCTGTGGATGACAGCGTTGTTTGTTATGGAACACTAAGCACCACATTAGAAGGAAAAATGGTGGAAACCGAAACCAACCCTCTTTTGAACATAGAGAAGAAACAGGGCATGTTATGTATTCGTGGCTTTAGCATAGGTAAGCCAGTAGAGTCCCGTCGTTTAGAGAAAGCTTTGCATTTGGCCGAAAGGTTTGGTGGAGGTGAAGGGTGGATGCCCCTAGTTGGCGTATTTGGACTGTGGGGCCAAGACGGTTGTTTATACATCTACAATCAATGA
- the SRB2 gene encoding Srb2p (Subunit of the RNA polymerase II mediator complex~similar to YHR041C), producing the protein MGKSAVIFVEKATPATLTELKDALSNSILSVRDPWSIDFRTYRCSIKNLPADVSKLMCSITFHHHGRQTVVIKDNSAMVTTAAAADIPPALVFNGSSTGVPESIDTILSSKLSNIWMQRQLIKGDAGETLILDGLTVRLVNLFSSTGFKGLLIELQADKAGKFEAKIAGIEAHLVEIRAKDYKTSSDSLGPDSHNEICDLAYQYVRALEL; encoded by the exons ATGGGAAAATCAGC CGTTATATTTGTGGAAAAAGCCACTCCCGCTACACTAACGGAACTAAAGGATGCTCTGTCGAACAGTATCCTGTCCGTGCGAGACCCTTGGTCTATAGACTTCCGGACGTACCGGTGCTCTATCAAGAATCTGCCCGCCGACGTTTCCAAGCTCATGTGCTCGATAACGTTTCACCATCATGGCCGGCAGACCGTGGTGATCAAGGACAACTCCGCCATGGTGACCACTGCAGCAGCAGCGGATATTCCTCCGGCGCTGGTGTTCAATGGCTCGTCTACGGGTGTTCCTGAGTCCATTGACACCATCTTGTCGTCCAAGCTGTCAAACATCTGGATGCAGAGGCAGCTTATCAAGGGCGATGCCGGCGAAACGTTGATCTTGGACGGGCTCACCGTGCGACTCGTTAACCTCTTCTCCTCCACCGGGTTCAAGGGTCTGCTGATAGAACTGCAGGCAGACAAAGCGGGCAAGTTTGAGGCCAAGATCGCAGGCATTGAAGCGCATCTAGTTGAAATCCGGGCCAAAGATTACAAAACTTCATCCGACTCATTGGGGCCGGACTCACACAATGAAATCTGTGATTTGGCATACCAGTACGTTCGCGCCCTAGAACTGTAA
- the MSC7 gene encoding meiotic recombination directing protein (similar to YHR039C), whose translation MSKVYLNSDMINHLNSTVQAYFNLWLKKQNAIIRSQPQIIQDNQKLIGITTLVASIFTLYVLVKIISTPTKCSSSYKPVSFSLSAPEAAQNNWKGKRSVSTNIWNPEEPNSIQCHCPATGQYLGSFPSKTEADIDEMVSKAGKAQSTWGNSDFSRRLRVLASLHDYILNNQDLIARVACRDSGKTMLDASMGEILVTLEKIQWTIKHGQRALLPSRRPGPTNFFMKWYKGAEIRYEPLGVISSIVSWNYPFHNLLGPIIAALFTGNAIVVKCSEQVVWSSEFFVELIRKCLDACDEDPDLVQLCYCLPPTEKDDSANYFTSHPGFKHITFIGSQPVAHYILKCAAKSLTPVVVELGGKDAFIVLDSAKNLEALSSIIMRGTFQSSGQNCIGIERVIVSKENYDDLVKILNDRMTANPLRQGSDIDHLENVDMGAMISDNRFDELEALVKDAVAKGARLLHGGSRFKHPKYPQGHYFQPTLLVDVTPEMKIAQNEVFGPILVMMKARNTDHCVQLANSAPFGLGGSVFGSDIKECNYVANKLQTGNVAINDFATFYVCQLPFGGINGSGYGKFGGEEGLLGLCNAKSVCFDTLPFVSTQIPKPLDYPIRNNARAWNFVKSFIVGAYTNSTWQRIKSLFSLAKEAS comes from the coding sequence ATGTCCAAGGTCTATCTGAATTCAGACATGATTAACCATTTGAACTCCACAGTTCAGGCTTATTTTAACTTATGGttgaagaagcaaaacGCAATAATTCGTTCTCAACCGCAAATTATTCAAGATAATCAAAAACTCATAGGCATTACAACCCTAGTTGCCTCAATTTTCACTCTATATGTCTTGGTTAAGATAATCTCGACCCCAACAAAATGCTCGTCATCCTATAAGCCAGTCAGCTTCTCTCTCTCAGCACCAGAGGCCGCTCAAAATAACTGGAAGGGGAAAAGATCTGTCTCCACTAACATATGGAATCCTGAAGAACCAAACTCTATTCAATGTCATTGTCCCGCCACAGGTCAATATCTAGGTTCATTTCCATCAAAGACGGAAGCTGACATAGATGAAATGGTCTCTAAGGCAGGCAAAGCTCAATCTACCTGGGGCAATTCTGATTTCTCAAGAAGATTGAGAGTTCTGGCCTCTTTGCACGATTACATCCTAAATAATCAAGATCTTATCGCAAGAGTAGCGTGCAGAGATTCAGGAAAGACGATGCTAGATGCGTCAATGGGTGAAATCTTAGttactttggaaaaaattcaatggACTATAAAACACGGTCAAAGAGCATTGCTACCTTCGAGACGTCCGGGCCCAACTAACTTTTTCATGAAGTGGTATAAGGGTGCAGAAATCCGTTATGAGCCACTGGGTGTAATCAGCTCAATCGTTTCCTGGAACTATCCATTCCATAACCTATTAGGTCCGATTATCGCAGCATTGTTCACAGGGAATGCCATTGTAGTAAAATGTTCGGAACAAGTTGTCTGGTCTTCGGAGTTTTTTGTCGAGCTGATCCGCAAATGTTTGGATGCTTGTGACGAAGATCCGGATTTGGTTCAATTATGCTATTGTTTACCTCCAACGGAAAAGGACGATTCCGCGAACTATTTCACCTCTCATCCTGGTTTCAAACATATCACTTTTATAGGTAGTCAACCCGTGGCGCACTATATCCTAAAATGTGCTGCCAAATCGTTAACTCCCGTAGTTGTAGAGCTTGGTGGTAAGGACGCCTTTATTGTCCTGGATTCAGCTAAGAATTTAGAAGCTTTATCCTCCATCATCATGAGGGGTACTTTCCAGTCATCTGGTCAGAATTGTATTGGTATTGAGAGGGTTATTGTcagtaaagaaaattatgatGATTTAGTCAAAATCTTGAATGACCGTATGACAGCAAATCCACTACGCCAAGGGTCCGATATTGACCATTTGGAAAATGTTGATATGGGAGCAATGATATCTGACAACAGATTCGATGAGTTAGAAGCTTTGGTTAAAGATGCCGTTGCAAAGGGAGCTCGCTTACTTCATGGTGGTTCTCGCTTCAAACATCCAAAATATCCACAAGGTCATTATTTCCAACCAACTCTTTTAGTAGATGTCACTCcggaaatgaaaattgcACAAAACGAAGTGTTTGGTCCAATTTTAGTTATGATGAAAGCTAGGAATACTGACCATTGTGTTCAACTAGCCAACTCTGCACCATTTGGTCTAGGTGGCTCTGTGTTTGGTTCGGATATCAAAGAATGCAATTATGTCGCAAATAAGCTACAGACTGGTAATGTAGCAATTAACGACTTTGCTACATTTTATGTTTGCCAACTACCATTTGGTGGTATTAATGGATCAGGTTACGGTAAATTTGGTGGTGAAGAAGGTCTTTTGGGTCTGTGCAACGCCAAAAGTGTCTGCTTTGACACTTTGCCATTTGTCTCTACTCAAATTCCAAAACCATTGGACTACCCTATTCGTAACAATGCTAGGGCTTGGAATTTTGTGAAGAGCTTCATCGTAGGTGCTTATACAAATTCCACCTGGCAAAGAATAAAGTCACTGTTCTCTTTAGCTAAAGAGGCCAGCTAA
- a CDS encoding HAD family hydrolase (2-deoxyglucose-6-phosphate phosphatase~similar to YHR044C), with product MALFSADICLFDLDGTIVSTTVAAEKAWKKLCREYGVNPSELFKHSHGARTQEVLKRFFPKLDDTDNKGVLALEKDIAHSYLDTVSLIPGAENLLLSLDIDTDSGKKLPQRNWAIVTSGSPYLAFSWFETILKKVGKPKVFITGFDVKNGKPDPEGYARARDLLRQDLQLAHKQDLKYVVFEDAPVGIKAGKSMGAITVGITSSYDKSVLFDAGADYVVCDLTQVSVIKNNANGIVIQVDNPLTRD from the coding sequence ATGGCACTATTTTCAGCAGATATATGCCTTTTCGACCTTGATGGTACTATAGTGAGTACAACAGTGGCTGCAGAGAAAGCCTGGAAAAAGTTGTGTCGCGAATATGGAGTTAATCCGTCTGAGTTATTCAAACATTCTCATGGTGCAAGAACGCAAGAGGTGTTGAAGAGATTTTTCCCAAAACTAGATGATACAGACAACAAAGGTGTTCTTGCCCTAGAAAAGGATATTGCTCATAGTTACTTGGATACTGTGAGCCTTATTCCTGGTGCAGAAAATCTGTTATTATCCTTAGATATAGACACCGACAGTGGAAAGAAGTTGCCTCAAAGGAACTGGGCCATTGTTACCTCTGGTTCTCCTTATTTGGCATTTTCATGGTTCGAGACAATACTGAAAAAAGTTGGGAAGCCTAAAGTTTTCATTACCGGATTCGATGTGAAGAATGGTAAGCCGGATCCTGAAGGTTATGCAAGAGCTCGTGATTTATTGCGTCAAGATTTGCAACTAGCTCATAAACAGGATTTGAAATACGTGGTCTTCGAAGATGCGCCCGTGGGCATAAAGGCCGGTAAATCAATGGGCGCCATTACCGTGGGTATAACATCTTCCTATGATAAGAGTGTTTTATTTGACGCTGGTGCGGACTATGTGGTTTGTGACTTGACACAGGTTTCCGTGATCAAGAACAATGCAAATGGTATTGTCATTCAAGTAGACAACCCTTTGACAAGGGActga
- the VMA10 gene encoding H(+)-transporting V1 sector ATPase subunit G (similar to YHR039C), which translates to MSQKNGIATLLQAEKEAHEIVSKARKYRQDKLKQAKTDAAKEIDSYKIQKDKELKEFEQKNAGGVGELEKKAEAGVQGELAEIKKIAEKKKNDVVKILIETVIKPSSEVHINAL; encoded by the exons ATG TCGCAAAAAAACGGAATTGCCACCCTACTACAAGCTGAAAAAGAGGCCCACGAAATAGTATCAAAGGCCAGAAAGTACAGACAAGATAAGTTGAAGCAAGCCAAGACTGATGCAGCCAAGGAAATCGACTCAtacaaaattcaaaaagatAAGGAATTGAAGGAGTtcgaacaaaaaaatgccgGTGGTGTTGGtgaattagaaaagaaagctgAAGCTGGTGTGCAAGGTGAATTAGCTGAGATTAAGAAAATtgcagaaaagaaaaaaaatgacgtCGTCAAGATTTTGATCGAGACTGTCATCAAGCCTTCTTCTGAAGTCCATATCAATGCCTTGTAA
- the NCP1 gene encoding NADPH--hemoprotein reductase (NADP-cytochrome P450 reductase~similar to YHR042W): MPFGIDNTDFTVLAGLVLAVLLYVKRNSIKELLMSDDGDITAVSSGNRDIAQVVTENNKNYLVLYASQTGTAEDYAKKFSKELVAKFNLNVMCADVENYDFESLNDVPVIVSIFISTYGEGDFPDGAVNFEDFICNAEAGALSNLRYNMFGLGNSTYEFFNGAAKKAEKNLSAAGATRLGKLGEADDGAGTTDEDYMAWKDSILEVLKDELHLDEQEAKFTSQFQYSVLETITDSVSLGEPSVHYLPSHELNRNADGIQLGPFDLSQPFIAPIVKSRELFSSNDRNCIHSEFDLSGSNIKYSTGDHLAVWPSNPLEKVEQFLSIFNLDPETIFDLKPLDPTVKVPFPTPTTIGAAIKHYLEITGPVSRQLFSSLIQFAPNADVKDKLTLLSKDKDQFAVEITSKYFNIADALHYLSDGVKWDTVPVQFLVESVPQMTPRYYSISSSSLTEKQTVHVTSIVENFPNPELPDAPPVVGVTTNLLRNIQLAQNNVNIAETNLPVHYDLNGPRNLLANYKLPVHVRRSNFRLPSNPSTPVIMIGPGTGVAPFRGFIRERVAFLESQKKGGNNVSLGKHLLFYGSRNTDDFLYQDEWPEYAKKLDGSFEMVVAHSRLPNTKKVYVQDKLKDCEDQVFEMINDGAFIYVCGDAKGMAKGVSTALVGILSRGKSISTDDATELIKMLKTSGRYQEDVW, from the coding sequence ATGCCGTTTGGAATAGACAACACCGACTTTACTGTCCTGGCGGGGCTAGTGCTTGCCGTGCTACTGTACGTAAAGAGAAACTCCATCAAGGAACTGCTGATGTCCGATGACGGCGATATCACAGCCGTTAGCTCGGGAAACAGAGACATTGCTCAGGTAGTGACTGagaacaacaaaaactaCCTGGTATTGTATGCGTCGCAGACTGGGACTGCCGAGGATTACGCTAAGAAGTTTTCCAAGGAGCTGGTGGCCAAGTTCAACCTAAACGTTATGTGCGCAGATGTTGAAAACTATGACTTTGAGTCGCTAAATGACGTGCCCGTCATTGtctcaatctttatctCTACATATGGTGAAGGTGACTTCCCCGACGGGGCGGTCAACTTTGAAGACTTTATTTGTAATGCCGAAGCGGGTGCACTATCGAACCTGAGGTATAACATGTTTGGTCTGGGAAACTCTACTTACGAATTCTTTAATGGTGCCGCCAAGAAGGCCGAGAAGAATCTCTCCGCCGCAGGCGCTACCAGACTAGGTAAGCTCGGTGAAGCCGATGATGGTGCAGGAACCACGGATGAAGACTACATGGCCTGGAAGGACTCCATCCTGGAGGTTTTGAAAGACGAGCTGCATTTAGATGAACAAGAGGCCAAGTTTACGTCTCAATTCCAATACTCTGTGTTGGAAACAATCACCGACTCCGTGTCGCTTGGTGAACCCTCTGTACACTATTTGCCCTCGCATGAATTGAACCGCAATGCGGACGGCATTCAATTGGGTCCCTTCGATTTGTCTCAGCCTTTCATTGCTCCCATCGTTAAATCTCGCGAACTGTTCTCTTCGAATGATCGTAACTGCATCCACTCTGAATTTGACTTGTCTGGCTCTAACATTAAATACTCCACTGGTGATCATCTTGCTGTTTGGCCCTCCAACCCATTGGAGAAAGTCGAACAGTTCTTATCCATATTCAACTTGGACCCTGAAACCATTTTTGACTTGAAGCCATTGGACCCCACCGTTAAAGTGCCCTTCCCAACACCAACTACTATCGGTGCCGCTATTAAACACTATCTGGAAATTACAGGACCTGTGTCGAGACAACTGTTTTCGTCTTTGATTCAGTTCGCCCCCAACGCTGACGTCAAGGATAAATTGACGTTGCTATCCAAGGACAAGGACCAATTCGCCGTCGAGATAACCTCCAAGTATTTCAACATTGCAGACGCTTTGCATTATTTGTCTGATGGCGTCAAATGGGACACTGTCCCCGTGCAATTCTTGGTCGAATCCGTTCCCCAAATGACTCCTCGTTACTACTCTatctcttcctcttctctAACTGAAAAACAAACTGTTCATGTTACCTCCATTGTGGAAAACTTTCCTAACCCAGAATTGCCCGATGCTCCTCCGGTTGTTGGTGTTACCACTAACTTATTGAGAAACATTCAATTGGCTCAAAACAACGTTAACATTGCCGAAACCAATCTACCTGTTCACTATGATTTAAACGGTCCACGTAATCTACTCGCCAATTACAAATTGCCCGTTCACGTTCGTCGTTCCAATTTCAGATTGCCTTCCAACCCTTCCACTCCAGTTATCATGATTGGCCCAGGTACCGGTGTAGCCCCATTCCGTGGGTTTATCAGAGAGCGTGTTGCATTCCTCGAATCACAAAAGAAGGGCGGTAATAACGTTTCACTAGGTAAACATCTGTTGTTTTATGGATCTCGTAACACTGATGATTTCCTGTACCAGGACGAATGGCCCGAATACGCTAAGAAATTGGACGGCTCATTCGAAATGGTCGTGGCTCATTCCAGGTTACCCAACACCAAAAAAGTTTATGTTCAAGACAAATTAAAGGATTGCGAAGACCAGGTGTTTGAAATGATTAACGACGGTGCATTCATCTACGTCTGTGGTGATGCAAAGGGTATGGCCAAGGGTGTGTCAACTGCATTGGTTGGCATCTTATCCCGTGGTAAATCCATTTCCACTGACGATGCAACAGAGCTAATCAAGATGCTCAAGACTTCAGGCAGATATCAAGAAGATGTTTGGTAG
- the BCD1 gene encoding Bcd1p (Essential protein required for the accumulation of box C/D snoRNA~similar to YHR040W), translating to MTTVLCDVCGIKEFKYKCPRCLVQTCSLECSKKHKTRDNCSGQTHDPKEYISSEALKQADDEEHERNTYVQRDYNYLTQLKRMVNVQKMDARMKNKRVLGPAGHNANLKRRRYDMGEGDCDSTECQRIIRRGVNCLMLPKGMQRSSQNRSKWDKTMDLFVWSVEWILCPMQEQGEKKEVFKHVSHRIKETDFLVQGMGKNVFQKCCEFYHLAGTNSCEEGEDGSETKEERTQILQKSGLKFYTKSFPYNTTHIMDSKKLVELTIHEKCIGELLKNTTVIEFPTIFIAMTEADLPEGYKVLHQEPRQVEHTNTLNKFIDDVREEEDAEEDSQPTEEPVKKEAPNASNNSDSDSDSDDDYNPGLSMDFLTA from the coding sequence ATGACGACGGTATTGTGTGATGTATGCGGAATAAAAGAGTTCAAGTACAAGTGTCCAAGATGTCTGGTGCAAACCTGCTCCCTGGAATGCTCAAAGAAGCATAAGACGAGGGACAATTGTTCAGGTCAAACACATGATCCGAAGGAGTATATATCGAGTGAGGCATTGAAACAGGCGGACGATGAGGAACACGAACGAAATACGTATGTGCAGAGAGACTACAACTATTTGACACAGTTGAAGCGAATGGTGAATGTGCAGAAGATGGATGCTAGAATGAAGAACAAGCGAGTTCTAGGGCCTGCGGGCCATAACgccaatttgaaaaggagaAGATACGATATGGGTGAGGGCGATTGTGATAGCACGGAGTGTCAGAGGATAATCAGAAGGGGGGTGAACTGTTTGATGCTGCCTAAGGGGATGCAGCGATCGTCGCAAAACAGAAGCAAATGGGACAAGACAATGGACCTGTTTGTATGGAGCGTGGAGTGGATTCTGTGTCCTATGCAAGAACAGGGCGAGAAGAAGGAGGTTTTCAAACATGTCAGTCACCGGATCAAAGAGACAGACTTTTTGGTGCAAGGGATGGGCAAGAacgttttccaaaaatgcTGTGAATTCTATCACTTGGCTGGAACAAACTCTTGCGAAGAGGGCGAAGATGGTTCAGAgaccaaagaagaaagaacgCAGATCCTGCAGAAGAGTGGACTCAAATTCTACACGAAATCGTTTCCTTACAATACCACGCATATAATGGATTCCAAAAAACTGGTGGAATTGACGATTCATGAGAAATGCATTGGagaattgttgaaaaacaCTACAGTGATCGAGTTCCCCACGATATTCATTGCCATGACGGAGGCCGACCTACCAGAGGGCTACAAGGTGCTGCATCAAGAACCACGCCAAGTGGAGCATACAAACACACTGAACAAGTTCATCGACGATGTAAGGGAGGAGGAAGACGCTGAAGAGGACTCCCAACCAACAGAGGAGCCTGTGAAGAAGGAAGCACCAAACGCCAGTAATAATAGTGACAGTGACAGCGACAGTGATGACGACTACAATCCGGGCTTATCCATGGATTTCCTCACCGCATGA